From Riemerella anatipestifer ATCC 11845 = DSM 15868, a single genomic window includes:
- a CDS encoding SH3 domain-containing protein: MKSFSRLFLLVFFSISSFLLAQEEQWIFMFEENSSQKVLIDKTNVRAEPNLQSPKVDSLDIGQVVKIVQKTEQVLSLGKRSASWYRINYIKEGETKSGYIWGANLSLGYRSRDGYDFLFGASATEQDEVKLDVVMLKDKQSIQKVSFNVGTESLTSVAFKWQGNKGLDGVSDVLLASVSGEACGIPNYEQYILLNGSKMVALPMLISVADADVFYHSEEYVFPKDKGGVKGKIIMKTEEMEKDEKDKEHIRKSKKIYLFKDGNVSQL, encoded by the coding sequence ATGAAAAGCTTTTCTAGATTATTCTTACTGGTTTTCTTCAGTATAAGTTCTTTTCTTCTTGCTCAAGAAGAGCAATGGATATTTATGTTTGAAGAAAATAGCAGCCAAAAAGTTTTGATAGATAAGACCAATGTAAGGGCTGAACCTAATTTACAATCGCCTAAGGTAGATAGTTTAGATATAGGACAAGTGGTAAAAATTGTCCAAAAGACAGAGCAAGTATTGTCTTTGGGTAAACGCTCTGCAAGTTGGTATAGAATAAATTACATCAAAGAAGGCGAAACCAAGTCTGGGTATATTTGGGGAGCTAATTTAAGTTTAGGATATAGGTCTAGAGATGGTTATGATTTTCTTTTTGGAGCTTCTGCTACGGAGCAAGATGAGGTTAAACTAGATGTTGTGATGCTAAAGGATAAACAAAGCATACAAAAAGTTTCATTTAATGTAGGGACAGAAAGTTTGACTTCGGTAGCATTTAAATGGCAAGGAAACAAAGGGTTAGATGGAGTGTCAGATGTTCTGTTGGCGAGTGTTTCTGGAGAGGCGTGTGGTATTCCTAACTATGAGCAGTATATACTATTAAATGGAAGTAAAATGGTGGCGTTACCAATGCTGATATCTGTTGCTGATGCTGATGTTTTTTATCATTCAGAAGAGTATGTTTTTCCAAAAGATAAGGGAGGAGTTAAAGGTAAGATTATCATGAAAACTGAAGAGATGGAAAAAGATGAGAAGGATAAAGAGCATATTAGAAAATCCAAAAAAATCTATCTTTTCAAAGACGGAAATGTTTCTCAATTATAA
- a CDS encoding pyridoxal phosphate-dependent aminotransferase: MKVSRLATNLVASEIVKIGNEVNELKAKGAQIANLTIGDLNADIYPIPSLLKEEIQKAYENNLTNYPPASGLLNLRETISLDLKKRYQLDYSPEEILIAGGSRPLIYTAYMSVVDPGDKVVYPTPSWNNNHYSYLTSAEKVEVETRKENNFLPTAEELKPHLEGAVLLALCSPSNPTGTMFTEQQLREICEVVVAENKKRGENEKPLYLLYDQIYAMLFFGQKHFNPVSLVPEMKDYTIFIDGSSKCFAATGVRVGWGFGPSTIVDKMKTFLTHIGAWAPKPEQEATSKFLSKMGEVDAYVNDFKGKIQLSLNTLHQGIQELKNKGFAVDSIEPMGALYLTIKMDYVGKTTPDGEVLKDTTDVVFYLIREAGMALVPFSAFGNSREMPWFRASVGGCSLEDIKNMLPILEGALSKLK; this comes from the coding sequence ATGAAAGTATCTCGTTTGGCAACTAATTTAGTGGCGTCAGAAATAGTAAAAATAGGAAATGAGGTTAATGAACTCAAAGCTAAGGGAGCTCAAATCGCCAATCTTACTATAGGGGATTTGAACGCTGATATTTATCCTATCCCTTCTCTTCTAAAAGAAGAAATACAAAAGGCTTACGAAAACAATTTAACTAACTATCCTCCAGCCAGTGGTTTATTAAATCTTAGGGAAACTATTTCTTTGGATTTAAAGAAGCGTTATCAGTTGGATTACTCACCAGAAGAAATATTGATAGCAGGTGGTTCGCGTCCACTTATTTATACAGCTTATATGAGTGTTGTAGACCCTGGAGATAAGGTGGTTTACCCTACTCCCTCTTGGAATAACAACCATTATTCCTATCTAACTTCTGCAGAAAAGGTGGAAGTAGAAACTAGAAAAGAAAATAACTTTTTGCCTACCGCAGAAGAGCTCAAACCTCACTTAGAAGGAGCTGTATTATTAGCGCTCTGTTCTCCTTCAAACCCTACAGGGACTATGTTTACCGAGCAACAGCTTAGAGAAATCTGTGAGGTAGTAGTTGCTGAAAATAAAAAAAGAGGAGAAAACGAAAAACCATTGTATCTACTATACGATCAGATTTATGCAATGTTATTTTTTGGGCAAAAGCACTTTAATCCTGTAAGTCTAGTGCCAGAAATGAAAGATTATACCATATTTATAGATGGTTCATCTAAATGTTTTGCAGCTACAGGAGTAAGGGTAGGTTGGGGGTTTGGACCTTCAACAATAGTTGATAAGATGAAGACTTTCTTAACTCACATCGGAGCATGGGCACCTAAACCAGAGCAGGAAGCTACATCTAAGTTTTTATCTAAAATGGGTGAAGTAGATGCTTATGTAAACGATTTTAAAGGTAAAATACAGTTAAGTCTAAATACTTTGCATCAAGGTATTCAGGAGCTTAAAAATAAGGGTTTTGCGGTAGATAGTATAGAGCCTATGGGAGCATTGTATCTTACTATTAAGATGGATTATGTAGGGAAGACTACTCCAGATGGAGAGGTATTGAAGGATACCACAGATGTCGTATTTTACCTTATCCGAGAGGCAGGTATGGCGTTAGTGCCATTTTCAGCATTTGGTAATTCTAGAGAGATGCCTTGGTTTAGAGCTTCTGTGGGAGGTTGTTCTTTGGAGGATATTAAAAATATGTTACCTATATTAGAAGGAGCTTTGTCGAAGCTTAAATAA
- a CDS encoding glutathione peroxidase encodes MKKLFIFILSALALVQCSSKKREVQQDTSKLSKSIYDYKVESLDGGEINFADFKGKKILIVNTASECGFTPQYEALEKLYQKYKDRLVVVGFPANNFGGQEPGTNTEIKTFCQVNYGVTFPMAAKVSVKGEDIAPIFQFLTKKELNGVKDTTILWNFTKFLLDENGKIIESYLSTTKPDSEAITKHLK; translated from the coding sequence ATGAAAAAACTCTTTATATTCATACTTTCCGCACTCGCTTTAGTGCAATGTTCTAGTAAAAAAAGAGAGGTTCAACAGGATACATCTAAGCTTTCTAAAAGTATCTACGATTATAAAGTGGAAAGTTTAGACGGTGGAGAAATTAATTTTGCGGATTTCAAAGGCAAAAAAATACTTATTGTAAATACAGCGTCTGAGTGTGGTTTTACACCTCAGTATGAAGCCTTGGAAAAGCTCTATCAAAAATATAAAGATAGGCTAGTGGTAGTAGGCTTCCCTGCTAATAACTTTGGAGGACAAGAGCCAGGAACTAATACCGAGATTAAAACTTTTTGTCAAGTGAACTATGGAGTAACTTTTCCTATGGCAGCTAAGGTTTCTGTGAAAGGAGAAGATATAGCACCTATTTTTCAGTTTCTTACTAAAAAGGAATTAAACGGAGTTAAAGATACCACCATACTTTGGAATTTTACCAAATTTCTTCTAGACGAAAACGGAAAAATAATAGAAAGCTATCTAAGTACTACTAAGCCTGATAGCGAAGCGATTACAAAACATTTAAAATAA
- the rpe gene encoding ribulose-phosphate 3-epimerase, which translates to MKTKLIAPSLLSADFGNLQRDIEMLNRSQADWFHVDVMDGRFVPNISFGFPIMKTIKEHARKFVDVHLMIVEPEKYVEEFIDNGADLVSVHYEACTHLHRTIKLIQSKGAKAGVVLNPSTPVSVLEDIIGEIDLVLLMSVNPGFGGQKFIENTYKKIKQTKDLILDQNATALIQIDGGVNTDNASKLFEVGADVLVAGNAVFSAENPESVIELLKS; encoded by the coding sequence ATGAAAACAAAACTAATTGCTCCATCTTTACTTTCCGCTGACTTTGGTAACCTCCAAAGAGATATAGAAATGCTTAACCGTAGCCAAGCCGATTGGTTTCATGTAGATGTGATGGATGGTAGGTTTGTGCCTAATATATCTTTCGGTTTCCCTATAATGAAAACGATAAAGGAGCACGCTAGAAAGTTTGTAGATGTGCATCTTATGATTGTAGAGCCAGAGAAATATGTGGAAGAATTTATTGATAACGGAGCTGATTTGGTCTCAGTGCATTATGAGGCGTGTACTCATCTACATCGAACAATTAAACTAATACAAAGTAAGGGAGCTAAAGCAGGAGTGGTGCTTAATCCATCTACACCTGTAAGCGTATTAGAGGATATTATAGGAGAGATAGATTTGGTATTGCTGATGAGTGTTAATCCTGGGTTTGGTGGACAGAAATTTATAGAAAATACCTACAAAAAAATAAAGCAAACTAAAGATTTAATTTTAGACCAAAATGCTACAGCTTTAATTCAAATAGATGGTGGAGTAAATACAGATAATGCTTCTAAGTTGTTTGAGGTAGGCGCTGATGTTCTTGTTGCAGGAAATGCAGTCTTCTCTGCAGAAAATCCAGAAAGTGTAATAGAACTTCTTAAAAGTTAA
- a CDS encoding LolA-like protein: MIKKIALVVLLALAQVFYTQTAKEIIDKNIELTGGLTKWKLLNSIMLQGKVVLGIQEEYPIKIYQQRPNLTKTSIIINNKESVIEAYDGKKGYAMNYANNKLQEFESYQPQSFDTDFIDFEAKGFTAVILGKDKIGERLCYKVELTKNVNKTLYYFDAENYMLLKEVKKGETLLYSDFKKVNGLTMPFRIEASTPKKEGDYVMLLNKIEVNKVFPENTFKIK, translated from the coding sequence ATGATAAAGAAAATAGCATTAGTTGTATTATTAGCTTTAGCACAGGTTTTTTACACGCAAACAGCTAAAGAAATTATAGACAAAAATATAGAGCTAACAGGAGGGCTTACCAAGTGGAAGTTGCTAAATTCCATTATGTTACAAGGTAAAGTAGTATTGGGAATACAGGAGGAATATCCTATTAAAATTTATCAGCAGCGTCCTAATCTTACCAAAACATCTATCATTATCAATAATAAAGAGAGTGTCATAGAGGCTTATGATGGCAAAAAAGGCTATGCAATGAATTATGCCAACAATAAATTACAAGAATTTGAAAGCTACCAACCTCAAAGTTTTGATACTGATTTTATTGATTTTGAGGCTAAAGGATTCACAGCTGTGATTTTGGGTAAGGATAAAATAGGGGAAAGATTGTGCTATAAGGTAGAACTGACCAAAAATGTGAATAAAACTCTGTATTATTTTGATGCTGAAAACTATATGCTTCTCAAAGAGGTGAAGAAAGGAGAAACGCTTTTATATTCAGACTTTAAAAAGGTAAATGGGCTTACAATGCCTTTTAGAATAGAGGCTTCTACTCCTAAAAAAGAAGGAGATTATGTGATGTTACTTAATAAAATAGAAGTTAATAAAGTATTTCCTGAAAACACATTTAAAATTAAATAA
- the kdsB gene encoding 3-deoxy-manno-octulosonate cytidylyltransferase produces MKQKIIAVIPARYQASRFPGKLMELLGDKTVISTTYQNVVETGLFDEVFVATDSEVIFNEIKENGGKAVMTGTHETGSDRIAEAVKDIECDIVVNVQGDEPFLKKEPLKQLISIFDEDKDKSISLASLKIKLEQWDDIENPNNVKVITDNNGFALYFSRSVVPFPREKTDDLQYFKHIGVYAFRREALLEFSSLPMKPLEIAEKIECIRYLEYGMKIKMIETDFVGVGIDVPEDLEKAKQLLRL; encoded by the coding sequence ATGAAACAAAAAATAATTGCTGTAATTCCTGCTCGTTATCAAGCAAGTAGATTTCCTGGCAAGCTAATGGAATTGTTGGGAGATAAAACCGTTATTTCTACAACTTATCAAAATGTGGTGGAAACGGGGCTTTTTGACGAAGTTTTTGTAGCAACAGATTCCGAGGTTATTTTTAATGAAATTAAGGAAAACGGTGGAAAGGCAGTAATGACAGGTACACACGAAACGGGAAGTGATAGAATAGCCGAAGCCGTAAAAGATATTGAGTGTGATATTGTTGTAAATGTGCAAGGTGATGAGCCGTTTCTTAAAAAAGAACCTCTAAAACAATTGATTTCAATTTTTGATGAAGATAAGGATAAGAGTATTTCTCTGGCTTCGCTTAAAATAAAACTAGAACAGTGGGACGATATAGAAAATCCTAATAATGTAAAAGTAATTACGGATAATAATGGCTTTGCTCTTTATTTCAGTCGTTCCGTTGTTCCTTTTCCTAGAGAGAAAACAGATGATTTGCAATATTTTAAACATATTGGCGTTTATGCTTTTAGAAGGGAAGCGTTGCTAGAGTTTTCTAGTTTACCGATGAAGCCTTTGGAAATAGCAGAAAAAATAGAATGCATCAGATATTTGGAATATGGTATGAAAATTAAAATGATAGAAACTGATTTCGTTGGTGTGGGTATAGATGTTCCAGAAGATTTAGAAAAAGCGAAGCAATTGCTTAGACTTTAA
- a CDS encoding sigma-70 family RNA polymerase sigma factor: protein MRQLKITKQVTNRETASLDKYLQEIGKVDLITADEEVELAQKIRAGDKVALEKLIKANLRFVVSVSKQYQNQGLSLPDLINEGNLGLMKAAKRYDETRGFKFISYAVWWIRQSILQALAEQSRIVRLPLNKIGSINKINKAYAHLEQENERPPSPEELAEVLDMSEEDIKESMKNSGRHLSMDAPLVEGEDSNLYDVLRSGESPSPDKELMLESLQIEIERALQTLTPREADLVRLYFGLNGKHPMTLEEIGETFDLTRERVRQIKEKAIKRLKHNSRSKILKSYLGK, encoded by the coding sequence ATGAGACAACTTAAAATTACCAAGCAGGTTACCAATAGGGAAACGGCATCATTAGATAAGTATTTGCAAGAGATAGGTAAAGTAGACCTAATTACTGCAGATGAGGAGGTAGAATTGGCACAAAAGATTCGTGCTGGGGATAAGGTTGCTTTAGAAAAGCTAATCAAAGCCAACCTTCGTTTCGTAGTTTCTGTGTCTAAACAATATCAAAATCAAGGCTTGTCATTACCAGATTTAATCAACGAAGGTAATTTAGGATTGATGAAAGCCGCTAAAAGATATGACGAAACGAGAGGTTTCAAATTTATATCTTATGCGGTGTGGTGGATTAGACAATCTATCTTACAGGCTTTAGCAGAGCAGTCTAGAATCGTTCGTTTACCATTGAACAAGATTGGGTCAATCAATAAAATTAACAAAGCATACGCTCATTTAGAGCAAGAGAATGAAAGACCGCCTTCACCAGAAGAATTAGCTGAAGTTCTAGATATGAGTGAGGAGGATATTAAAGAGTCTATGAAAAACAGCGGAAGACACCTTTCTATGGACGCTCCGCTGGTAGAAGGAGAAGACTCTAACCTTTACGATGTTCTTCGTTCAGGGGAATCTCCTAGCCCAGACAAAGAGTTGATGCTAGAATCTTTACAAATAGAGATTGAAAGAGCATTACAAACACTTACGCCTAGAGAAGCAGATTTAGTAAGGCTTTACTTCGGGCTTAACGGCAAACACCCTATGACTTTAGAGGAAATAGGCGAAACTTTTGACCTTACGAGAGAGCGTGTTCGTCAGATTAAAGAAAAGGCTATCAAAAGGTTAAAACACAACTCAAGAAGTAAGATTTTGAAGTCTTATTTAGGAAAATAA
- a CDS encoding GIN domain-containing protein translates to MKHYIYLLVSVFLWSSCGKVTPEGEIKSEDTPLEVFNKLELEGKYRLFFTQGEENFVNVETYPNLISNLKIKVEDSTLKIIEKRPTGNVDFYTVTVYSKTPLKQISISDSVEMNVSGDIKTPTLKINLKNQGKFIGAIKASKAEVQMTEKSRANFSGVTKEAVLKISDTASIIAPYWTVDYFDIQSKNGNYAEINTKEEISGKVENTAKLVYYGNPIRKLKIDKDTKVENKEKP, encoded by the coding sequence ATGAAACATTATATTTATCTTTTGGTATCAGTATTCTTATGGAGTTCTTGTGGAAAGGTAACTCCAGAAGGTGAGATAAAATCTGAAGACACTCCTTTGGAAGTCTTTAATAAACTTGAGCTAGAAGGTAAATACAGGTTGTTTTTCACTCAAGGAGAGGAGAACTTTGTTAATGTAGAAACTTATCCTAATCTTATTAGCAATTTAAAAATTAAAGTTGAAGACAGTACACTCAAAATCATTGAGAAAAGACCTACTGGAAATGTAGATTTTTACACAGTAACGGTTTACTCCAAAACACCATTGAAACAGATAAGTATTTCTGACTCTGTGGAAATGAATGTTTCTGGAGATATTAAAACGCCTACTTTGAAAATCAATCTAAAGAATCAGGGGAAATTTATAGGTGCAATAAAGGCTTCTAAAGCAGAAGTGCAAATGACGGAGAAATCAAGAGCTAATTTTTCAGGCGTTACTAAAGAGGCTGTGCTTAAAATCTCGGATACAGCGAGTATTATAGCTCCTTATTGGACGGTAGATTATTTTGATATTCAGTCTAAAAATGGGAACTATGCAGAAATCAATACTAAAGAAGAAATTTCTGGAAAGGTAGAAAATACAGCTAAGTTGGTCTATTACGGAAATCCAATAAGAAAGCTCAAAATAGATAAAGACACAAAAGTAGAAAATAAAGAAAAACCTTAA
- a CDS encoding phospho-sugar mutase: MNTVDKAKLWLTEAFDEETRQTVKQLIDTNSPELEDAFYKNLEFGTGGMRGIMGVGTNRLNKYTLGQATQGLANYLHQQFPNQEIKVAIAYDVRNNSKEFGKIVADVLTANGIKVLLFKEHRPTPELSFTVRDKKCNAGIVLTASHNPPEYNGYKVYWNDGAQIVPPNDAEIINEVLNTKYEDINFNGNDSLIEWVGEEQDEVYIRTCIENSLYQEDKLGYDNLNIVFTSIHGTTYTTIPQALAKAGFTKVDLVKEQMIPSGNFPTVESPNPEEPAALTMAMDLAKVTNADIVIGTDPDGDRLGIAVRNLDGEMQLLNGNQTNMILTDYILSQWQKQGRITGTEFIGSTIVTSDVFFDLAKSYGVECKVGLTGFKWIGKMIREVEGNQKFICGGEESFGFMTGDFVRDKDSCGSILLACEVAAWCKAQGKTMYQYMIEIYQRLGLYQEALVNVVKKGKEGAEQIKKMMTDFRNNPVTLLAGSKVVLVKDYQEQTAWNLNKNEKRPMTDIPKSNVLIYYTEDGTKVAIRPSGTEPKIKFYFSALDKIESEKDFKSKIETLNAKIEVIKKDLGLV; this comes from the coding sequence ATGAATACAGTGGATAAAGCTAAACTTTGGCTTACAGAGGCATTTGATGAAGAAACTAGACAGACTGTAAAACAATTGATAGATACTAACTCACCAGAGTTAGAAGATGCATTTTATAAAAACTTGGAGTTTGGTACAGGTGGAATGCGTGGCATTATGGGCGTTGGAACTAATAGACTTAACAAATATACTTTAGGACAAGCAACACAGGGTCTTGCTAACTATTTGCATCAGCAGTTCCCTAACCAAGAGATAAAGGTAGCCATAGCGTATGATGTAAGAAATAACTCTAAAGAATTTGGTAAAATAGTAGCAGATGTACTTACTGCTAATGGGATTAAAGTATTGTTGTTTAAGGAACACCGTCCTACACCAGAGCTTTCGTTTACGGTGAGAGATAAAAAATGTAACGCAGGTATTGTGCTTACCGCTTCACACAATCCACCAGAGTACAATGGGTATAAAGTATATTGGAACGATGGAGCTCAGATAGTACCACCTAATGATGCAGAAATCATCAATGAAGTACTTAATACTAAATATGAAGACATCAACTTTAATGGTAATGATAGCCTTATAGAATGGGTAGGAGAGGAGCAAGATGAAGTTTATATAAGAACATGTATAGAGAACTCTCTTTATCAAGAAGATAAGTTGGGGTATGATAATCTTAATATTGTATTTACCTCTATTCATGGGACTACTTACACTACCATTCCACAGGCTTTAGCAAAGGCAGGTTTTACCAAGGTAGATTTAGTAAAAGAACAAATGATTCCTAGCGGAAACTTCCCTACGGTAGAAAGTCCAAATCCCGAAGAGCCAGCGGCACTAACTATGGCAATGGATTTAGCAAAGGTTACCAATGCAGACATTGTAATAGGTACAGACCCAGACGGAGATAGATTAGGGATAGCGGTAAGAAATTTAGATGGAGAAATGCAACTCCTCAATGGTAATCAGACTAATATGATTCTTACAGACTATATTTTGTCTCAATGGCAAAAACAAGGTCGTATCACAGGTACAGAGTTTATAGGTTCTACCATTGTAACTTCTGATGTGTTTTTTGATTTGGCAAAATCCTATGGAGTTGAATGTAAGGTGGGACTTACAGGCTTTAAATGGATAGGTAAAATGATAAGAGAAGTAGAAGGTAATCAGAAATTTATCTGTGGAGGAGAGGAAAGCTTTGGCTTTATGACGGGAGATTTTGTGAGAGATAAAGACTCTTGTGGTTCTATATTATTGGCTTGTGAAGTAGCAGCGTGGTGTAAGGCTCAAGGTAAAACGATGTATCAGTATATGATAGAAATCTACCAAAGATTAGGTCTTTATCAAGAGGCTCTTGTAAATGTGGTGAAAAAGGGTAAAGAAGGTGCGGAGCAAATCAAAAAAATGATGACAGATTTTAGAAATAATCCTGTAACCTTGTTGGCGGGTTCTAAAGTGGTTTTGGTTAAAGATTATCAAGAGCAAACCGCTTGGAATTTGAACAAAAACGAAAAACGACCAATGACGGATATTCCTAAGTCTAATGTGCTTATTTACTATACAGAAGATGGCACAAAGGTAGCGATAAGACCTTCGGGAACAGAACCTAAAATTAAATTCTATTTTAGTGCATTAGACAAAATAGAGTCAGAAAAAGATTTCAAATCTAAGATAGAAACTCTTAATGCGAAAATAGAAGTTATCAAAAAAGATTTAGGTCTAGTATAA